The Balneolaceae bacterium genome window below encodes:
- a CDS encoding metallophosphoesterase translates to MRFSSVFLFFFSIIIFLCKSIEAESQSKTISTPQFEIAFMPDIHFHDVFSDFSNDGFQGLRTEYNGQNRTASIRTMEAQLTSTRLFNENYFAFVAALDDAVKRGIKLIALPGDFSDDGQPVHIKGLVEILNRYQNKYNLKFFVTPGNHDPVRPFTMEAGESDFLGTDGRPQPIYSNNHRRCSDQSSYSPQTSHSTEPAPHTVVCSDKIKNLGYQDLFNLMGEFGLIPDQNTIYYETPFSRYQDGRNSISQEVNNFSFEQRQYEICHEGSGGQYKQANYTNCQQVMDMSYLVEPVEGLWLLAIDANVYIPHKENNSNPARNFSGSGNTGYNKLITHKKHLLEWITDVSNRAEKKGKTLIAFSHFPAVDFYNGAKPKIEQLWGENEFQLTRVPKENTSITLARTGLNFHVAGHMHMNGTSIVRDSLSGNVLTNIQVPSVAAYVPAYKIVRTTDEAQNQVEVETIIIENVPNFDTLFPHYKDEWNYLNSIGYDRLWDKSVLESKNYSEFTNWHIKELSRLRFLPGEWPDDVRSLLSGMTGLDMLIATQLQSSVLFADYKRWLKNSNSDIENMTTNFSHDWNKAKTKADLLAQEAGFKLSDFENWNGTDLSVDFYRLRNAGELAMPDITIKRFNQYIFIAKTLFESTIKISTNQNTQQKFHETFKEKFRTVFEVMSIFKNRLPDDTFQVNLKTGKIKKHIK, encoded by the coding sequence ATGAGATTTTCATCAGTTTTTCTGTTTTTCTTTTCTATTATCATTTTTTTGTGTAAAAGTATTGAAGCGGAATCTCAGTCAAAAACTATTTCAACTCCTCAATTTGAAATTGCATTTATGCCGGATATACATTTCCATGATGTTTTTTCAGATTTTAGCAATGACGGATTTCAAGGTTTAAGGACCGAATATAATGGTCAGAACAGAACAGCTTCAATCCGTACAATGGAAGCCCAGCTTACTTCAACAAGATTGTTTAACGAAAACTATTTTGCTTTTGTAGCTGCATTGGATGATGCCGTCAAGCGGGGTATCAAATTAATTGCCCTCCCGGGAGATTTTAGTGATGATGGACAACCGGTTCACATAAAGGGTTTGGTGGAAATTTTAAACCGTTATCAAAACAAATATAACCTGAAGTTTTTTGTAACACCGGGAAATCATGATCCGGTTCGTCCCTTCACAATGGAAGCTGGAGAAAGTGATTTTTTAGGAACAGATGGCAGGCCGCAGCCAATATATTCTAATAACCATCGGCGGTGCAGTGACCAATCATCCTATTCTCCACAGACATCTCATTCAACTGAACCGGCACCTCACACTGTTGTTTGCAGTGATAAGATCAAAAATCTTGGCTATCAGGATTTGTTTAACTTGATGGGGGAATTTGGACTAATACCAGATCAGAATACTATCTATTATGAAACTCCCTTTTCAAGATATCAAGATGGTCGGAATTCGATTTCACAAGAAGTAAATAATTTCAGCTTTGAACAGCGTCAATATGAAATCTGCCATGAAGGATCAGGAGGTCAATATAAACAGGCTAACTATACGAATTGCCAACAAGTAATGGATATGAGTTATCTCGTTGAACCAGTAGAAGGACTTTGGCTGCTGGCTATCGATGCAAATGTTTATATCCCTCACAAGGAAAATAATTCCAATCCTGCAAGAAATTTTTCGGGCTCCGGTAATACCGGTTACAACAAATTAATCACTCATAAAAAACATTTGTTAGAGTGGATAACCGATGTTTCAAACAGAGCTGAGAAAAAAGGGAAAACATTGATTGCATTCAGTCATTTCCCAGCTGTTGATTTCTATAATGGTGCAAAACCCAAAATTGAACAATTATGGGGGGAAAATGAATTTCAATTGACACGTGTACCAAAAGAAAATACAAGTATCACACTTGCAAGAACCGGGTTAAATTTTCACGTGGCGGGCCACATGCATATGAATGGAACATCTATTGTACGAGACTCTTTGTCCGGCAATGTATTGACAAACATCCAGGTGCCATCAGTAGCGGCCTACGTTCCTGCGTACAAAATTGTTCGAACGACAGATGAAGCCCAAAATCAAGTTGAAGTAGAAACGATAATTATTGAGAATGTCCCCAACTTCGATACGCTTTTTCCACATTACAAAGATGAGTGGAACTACCTGAACAGCATTGGTTATGATAGATTATGGGATAAATCTGTTTTAGAATCTAAAAACTATTCTGAGTTTACAAATTGGCATATTAAAGAACTATCCAGATTACGTTTTTTGCCAGGAGAGTGGCCGGACGATGTTAGATCTCTGCTATCAGGTATGACAGGGTTAGATATGCTAATTGCAACTCAACTACAAAGTTCTGTATTATTCGCAGACTATAAGAGGTGGCTGAAAAATAGTAATTCAGATATCGAAAACATGACCACCAATTTTTCTCATGATTGGAATAAAGCCAAAACAAAAGCAGATCTCCTTGCCCAGGAAGCAGGGTTTAAACTTTCAGATTTTGAAAATTGGAATGGAACAGATTTGAGTGTTGATTTTTACAGGTTAAGAAATGCCGGGGAACTGGCAATGCCTGATATAACTATAAAAAGATTTAATCAATACATATTTATTGCTAAAACTCTGTTTGAATCAACGATAAAAATTTCTACCAACCAAAATACTCAACAAAAATTTCATGAAACTTTTAAAGAAAAGTTCAGAACTGTTTTCGAGGTAATGTCTATTTTCAAAAATCGCTTGCCTGATGATACATTTCAAGTAAATCTCAAGACTGGCAAAATCAAAAAACATATCAAATAA
- a CDS encoding phosphatidylinositol-specific phospholipase C1-like protein has protein sequence MSLRFSILLLISIMGYGCSGNQDDISGSNINCDIITADNADQCIRLNHVQVLGTHNSYKRLPHPDLITALNNHLDGWAKDIEYEHKPLAIQLENLGIRQFELDLYADPNGGRYAKPSGAVLIDDEEFLESEEMMQPGFKIIHIPDVDYRSTCLTFKSCLTDIGDWSDKNPNHLPIMIMVEAKDGERRDWEAMKFVKPIAFNTSLMHEIDNEILEVFEPNHIITPDDVRNNYDTLTEAVQDEGWPTLAESRGKVLFALDNTDEHKSMYLKGNPNLEGRVMFVSSVPEEPTGGFIKMNDALRQANLIKERISQGYLIRTRTDSPTNEARSGSTKRMEIAFESGAQYLSTDYPEVSPFGSGYIVRFPNTDGIARCNPISAPIGCQNLFLEE, from the coding sequence ATGTCTCTCAGATTTTCGATTCTCCTGCTAATCTCGATTATGGGTTATGGATGTTCGGGTAACCAGGATGATATATCGGGTTCAAATATCAATTGTGATATAATCACGGCCGATAATGCGGATCAATGTATTCGTCTGAATCATGTCCAGGTACTCGGTACTCATAACAGTTATAAGCGTCTCCCCCACCCTGATCTTATTACCGCGTTAAATAATCACTTAGATGGTTGGGCAAAAGATATTGAATACGAGCATAAACCTTTAGCTATTCAGCTCGAAAATCTCGGTATTCGTCAGTTTGAATTAGATCTGTATGCTGATCCGAATGGCGGCCGATATGCTAAGCCATCCGGAGCTGTTTTAATAGATGATGAAGAATTTCTTGAATCAGAAGAGATGATGCAGCCAGGATTTAAAATTATCCACATTCCTGATGTCGATTACCGGTCAACCTGCCTCACGTTCAAATCGTGTCTGACAGATATTGGCGACTGGTCTGATAAAAATCCCAATCATTTGCCCATCATGATTATGGTGGAAGCAAAAGATGGAGAACGCCGTGATTGGGAAGCAATGAAATTTGTTAAACCTATCGCTTTTAATACTTCTTTAATGCATGAAATTGATAACGAAATTCTTGAGGTATTTGAACCCAATCATATCATCACTCCTGATGATGTTAGAAATAATTATGATACATTAACTGAAGCTGTTCAAGATGAAGGCTGGCCAACACTTGCAGAAAGTCGGGGAAAGGTGCTATTTGCACTTGATAATACTGATGAACATAAATCGATGTACCTCAAAGGAAATCCAAACCTGGAGGGTCGGGTTATGTTTGTAAGTTCTGTACCAGAAGAACCAACAGGTGGTTTTATCAAAATGAATGATGCTTTACGTCAAGCTAATTTAATAAAAGAACGTATATCTCAGGGATATCTTATAAGAACAAGAACAGATTCTCCAACAAACGAAGCCCGTTCGGGAAGTACGAAACGAATGGAAATTGCTTTCGAAAGTGGTGCACAATACCTTAGTACAGATTACCCGGAAGTTAGCCCTTTCGGTTCAGGATATATCGTAAGATTTCCGAATACCGATGGAATTGCTCGCTGTAATCCTATCAGTGCTCCAATAGGTTGTCAAAATCTTTTTCTCGAAGAATAA
- a CDS encoding DUF1080 domain-containing protein, whose translation MNIKILILFVTQILIHSTLWSQNNLSEWQPEHTETWDPVPEKVYQNQNNGIPSDALVLFDGKDMSQWESNEWQIQDDLLIAEPKTGGITTKKSFGDVQLHVEWRIPENVDGESQGRGNSGIFLQGLYEVQVLDTYDNPTYTNGQAGAIYKQYPPEVNASLPAGDWQKYDIYFEAPVFREDGKLLKPAYMTVLHNGVFIHNHVEVKGPTILTGLPSYEKHADKLPLYIQGSGHPLAFRNIWVREL comes from the coding sequence ATGAATATTAAGATACTTATTCTCTTTGTAACTCAGATTTTAATTCATTCTACACTTTGGTCACAGAATAATTTATCCGAGTGGCAACCGGAACACACTGAAACTTGGGATCCTGTTCCTGAAAAAGTGTATCAAAATCAAAACAACGGAATTCCATCCGATGCACTGGTTTTGTTTGATGGAAAAGATATGTCGCAATGGGAATCGAATGAGTGGCAGATTCAGGATGACCTATTAATAGCAGAGCCAAAAACCGGTGGCATTACAACAAAAAAATCTTTTGGTGATGTTCAGTTACATGTGGAATGGCGTATTCCCGAAAATGTAGATGGCGAATCACAGGGCAGGGGGAATAGCGGGATTTTTCTACAAGGGCTTTACGAGGTTCAGGTTTTAGATACATATGATAATCCCACATATACCAATGGTCAGGCAGGAGCGATCTATAAACAGTACCCTCCCGAAGTAAATGCTTCATTGCCAGCCGGAGACTGGCAAAAATATGACATCTATTTTGAAGCTCCTGTTTTCAGAGAAGATGGAAAGTTACTTAAACCGGCTTATATGACGGTCTTGCATAACGGTGTTTTTATACACAACCATGTAGAAGTAAAAGGCCCCACTATTTTAACAGGCCTCCCAAGTTATGAAAAACACGCTGACAAATTACCCCTATACATTCAGGGGTCTGGTCATCCTCTTGCGTTCAGAAATATATGGGTGCGGGAATTATAA
- a CDS encoding endonuclease/exonuclease/phosphatase family protein, with amino-acid sequence MKPRKLLMISLCILTFSCNSETQKSDPVELNIAAYNVEVSRNATASEIGEALQEYNLDIVGFSEAPGGNWTNEVAEVLDMDHVVVGQYTTAGHDDKYKSIISRTPLYNIEEFLMTDTLHTVTEARTMIDGREIAIYSVHFPFGWRDQAHIDETTAKISSFVDYLKEKQTDEVSIVIGDFNFIPSNDNSESMYHEMFKDAELDFSWDDLGIDVTNKNTHNALEAEDEGNGNVIDHIMYNPDKAEATDGSIIEMEQPLSDHKPVWARIRIKPE; translated from the coding sequence ATGAAACCACGAAAACTATTAATGATTTCTCTTTGCATTCTGACATTTTCATGCAATAGCGAAACGCAAAAGTCAGATCCCGTTGAACTAAATATTGCCGCTTACAATGTGGAGGTAAGCAGAAATGCAACTGCAAGTGAAATCGGGGAGGCACTTCAAGAATACAATCTGGATATTGTTGGTTTTTCTGAAGCACCGGGTGGCAACTGGACAAATGAAGTTGCTGAGGTTCTTGACATGGATCATGTTGTTGTAGGACAGTATACAACTGCAGGACACGATGATAAGTATAAAAGTATAATCAGTAGAACACCTTTATATAATATTGAAGAGTTTTTAATGACTGATACACTTCATACCGTTACAGAAGCAAGAACAATGATTGATGGACGAGAGATAGCAATTTATTCCGTACACTTTCCATTTGGCTGGAGAGATCAGGCACATATTGATGAAACAACAGCTAAAATTTCATCTTTTGTGGACTACCTGAAAGAAAAACAAACAGATGAAGTTTCAATTGTAATCGGTGATTTCAACTTTATCCCATCAAATGATAATTCAGAAAGTATGTACCATGAAATGTTTAAAGATGCAGAACTTGATTTTAGTTGGGATGATTTGGGAATAGATGTCACAAATAAAAATACACATAATGCACTCGAAGCTGAAGATGAAGGTAATGGAAATGTAATTGATCACATTATGTATAATCCGGATAAAGCAGAAGCAACAGATGGATCTATTATAGAGATGGAACAACCGCTTTCTGATCATAAACCGGTATGGGCGCGTATCCGTATCAAACCGGAGTAA
- a CDS encoding phosphatidylinositol-specific phospholipase C/glycerophosphodiester phosphodiesterase family protein, translated as MKHFFILLIIGFSLSLFTACKEKEEVSNYSDDSLYLWSHNDYEQEEPLFGALNHGFQMIEVDVHLIDEELYVTHDHPQNIEGTPLLEDLYLQPLVKFIKQNNGEVLPGDSLPFYLIVDIKTEADSTYRTLLDLLENYKEYFYRKESGRWIDGPIRLLISGNRPELKVDVANRIIFLDGRISNLGMDFSSDLYPLISDNWSNYFSWDGNGEMPNDELEKLRTYVSRAHQEDKLIRFWGTIDDENVWSTLIENGVDVINVDDIERMKEFLDENYDEL; from the coding sequence ATGAAGCATTTTTTCATCCTTCTGATTATAGGTTTTTCTTTGAGTTTGTTTACAGCCTGTAAAGAAAAAGAAGAGGTATCAAACTACTCTGATGATAGTCTCTACCTTTGGTCTCATAATGATTATGAACAAGAAGAACCGCTATTTGGAGCTCTGAATCATGGATTCCAAATGATTGAGGTTGACGTTCATTTGATTGATGAGGAATTGTATGTAACTCATGACCACCCCCAAAATATTGAAGGAACTCCGCTTTTGGAGGATCTATACCTACAGCCGCTTGTCAAATTTATCAAGCAAAATAACGGAGAGGTTTTGCCTGGTGATTCTCTTCCATTTTATCTGATTGTAGATATCAAAACGGAAGCTGATTCTACATATCGAACCCTTTTAGATCTTCTGGAAAATTACAAAGAATATTTCTATCGGAAAGAATCCGGCCGATGGATAGATGGCCCAATCCGTCTTCTTATATCTGGAAATCGACCTGAATTAAAGGTAGATGTAGCCAACCGAATTATTTTTCTTGATGGTCGAATATCGAATTTGGGTATGGATTTTTCTTCAGATCTTTATCCATTAATTAGTGATAATTGGTCAAATTATTTCTCCTGGGATGGAAATGGAGAAATGCCAAATGATGAACTTGAAAAACTTCGCACGTATGTTTCCAGAGCACATCAAGAAGATAAATTAATACGTTTTTGGGGTACAATTGATGACGAAAATGTTTGGAGTACTCTAATAGAAAACGGGGTTGATGTCATAAATGTAGATGATATCGAAAGAATGAAAGAGTTTCTTGATGAGAATTATGATGAACTGTGA